One window from the genome of Acidihalobacter ferrooxydans encodes:
- the mdoH gene encoding glucans biosynthesis glucosyltransferase MdoH: MTDRLLDSHALGDVPGDSRSTRHWRLTAWWRRGLFTVLVAAQTAVGARAMIGILPYRGHGVLELSLLVIYTVLFAWISAGMWMAVFGFVVRALGGDRHALLRRHAQTLNYAPLAPTAVVMPIYHEDVERSLRGLRATYRSLERTGQLHFFEFFILSDSRDPERWLAEQEAWQALCRELGAQGRLHYRRRRVNLKAKPGNISDFLRRWGRRFRYFVVLDADSLMRGDTLVRMVQLMEREPRCGILQTAPELVNAHSPYARLQQFSNHVYGPVFSAGLAALQLGEAVYWGHNAIIRTAPFMRHCALPRMRGIGLFRGPVLSHDFVEAAYMARAGYEVWLEPELGGSYEESPPSLDDELARDRRWAKGNLQHLRLLMGGRGLHLAHRLAFLNGILSYAAAPLWLAFLVLSTLEVAHFTLWPIDYFPGMHSLFPVWPRWNPGWAVLLSSSTAVILLLPKVLAVLDTALHRTRRRAYGGVFRLVAGALLETLTSAMLAPVRMLAHSRYVIAALLAIRVRWAGQNRSLELAWGAALLKHAPAAVLAFAWAGFGYWLKPMFFYWSMPVVVPLLLAAPTSVLLSRFGLGERLRRAGLWVIPQESSAREPMLAELDGKPLLASSMLGCGLFEMSVLHPQRNALAARLARSDRGARRVRLQALRERCLEQGPDALRADELQLLAGSRESMRWLHRSAWAAAPDNPWGARVEALSLALCSPSTSPHA; this comes from the coding sequence ATGACTGATCGATTGCTCGACAGCCATGCGCTTGGCGACGTTCCAGGGGATTCGCGCAGCACACGGCACTGGCGGCTGACCGCCTGGTGGCGACGCGGGCTGTTTACCGTGCTGGTGGCGGCCCAGACCGCAGTCGGCGCGCGGGCGATGATCGGCATTTTGCCGTACCGCGGTCATGGTGTACTGGAGCTCTCTTTGTTGGTGATCTACACCGTGTTGTTTGCCTGGATTTCCGCCGGCATGTGGATGGCCGTGTTCGGGTTCGTGGTGCGCGCGCTCGGCGGCGACCGGCACGCGCTGTTACGGCGCCATGCGCAGACGCTGAACTACGCGCCACTGGCGCCGACCGCCGTGGTGATGCCGATTTATCACGAAGACGTGGAGCGTTCGCTGCGCGGGTTGCGCGCGACCTACCGTTCACTGGAGCGTACCGGCCAACTGCATTTCTTTGAATTTTTCATTCTCTCCGATAGCCGCGATCCCGAGCGCTGGCTGGCTGAACAGGAAGCCTGGCAGGCGCTGTGCCGTGAACTCGGTGCCCAGGGCCGGCTGCACTATCGCCGACGGCGCGTGAACCTCAAGGCCAAGCCGGGGAATATCAGTGATTTTCTGCGTCGCTGGGGACGGCGTTTCCGGTATTTCGTGGTGCTCGATGCCGACAGCCTGATGCGTGGCGATACGCTCGTGCGCATGGTGCAGCTGATGGAGCGTGAACCGCGCTGCGGCATCCTGCAGACCGCGCCGGAGCTGGTCAACGCACACTCGCCCTACGCCCGCCTGCAACAATTCTCGAATCATGTCTATGGCCCCGTGTTCAGCGCCGGCCTGGCGGCGCTGCAACTCGGCGAGGCCGTGTACTGGGGGCACAACGCGATCATCCGCACCGCGCCCTTCATGCGCCACTGCGCGCTGCCCCGGATGCGCGGCATCGGTCTGTTTCGCGGCCCGGTGCTGAGCCATGACTTCGTCGAGGCGGCCTATATGGCGCGGGCCGGTTACGAGGTCTGGCTGGAACCCGAGCTTGGCGGCAGCTATGAAGAGTCACCGCCGTCGCTGGATGATGAACTCGCGCGCGACCGCCGCTGGGCCAAGGGCAACCTGCAACACCTGCGCCTGCTGATGGGAGGTCGTGGACTGCACCTTGCGCATCGTCTGGCGTTTCTGAACGGCATTCTGTCCTACGCGGCCGCGCCCCTCTGGCTCGCTTTTCTGGTGCTGAGCACGCTTGAGGTCGCGCACTTTACCCTGTGGCCCATTGATTACTTCCCCGGCATGCACAGCCTGTTCCCGGTGTGGCCGCGCTGGAACCCCGGCTGGGCCGTGCTGCTGTCGAGCAGCACCGCCGTGATTCTGCTGTTGCCAAAAGTGCTGGCCGTGCTCGACACCGCATTGCACCGCACACGCCGGCGCGCCTATGGCGGCGTGTTCCGGCTGGTTGCCGGCGCATTGCTGGAAACGCTGACCTCGGCCATGCTCGCCCCGGTGCGGATGCTGGCGCACAGCCGGTATGTGATTGCCGCGCTGCTGGCGATCCGCGTGCGCTGGGCGGGCCAGAACCGCAGTCTGGAATTGGCCTGGGGCGCGGCGCTGCTCAAGCACGCGCCGGCGGCGGTGCTGGCGTTCGCCTGGGCCGGGTTCGGTTACTGGCTCAAACCGATGTTTTTCTACTGGTCCATGCCGGTGGTCGTGCCCTTGTTGCTCGCCGCGCCCACGTCCGTGCTGCTGTCGCGCTTCGGCCTTGGCGAGCGCCTGCGGCGCGCCGGCCTGTGGGTGATCCCGCAGGAATCGAGCGCGCGTGAACCCATGCTCGCTGAACTCGACGGCAAGCCGCTGCTGGCGTCGTCGATGCTGGGCTGCGGCCTGTTCGAGATGAGCGTGCTGCATCCACAGCGCAACGCTCTGGCTGCGCGGCTTGCGCGCAGCGACCGTGGCGCGCGGCGGGTGCGTTTGCAAGCGCTGCGCGAGCGCTGCCTCGAACAGGGGCCGGATGCGCTGCGTGCCGACGAATTGCAGTTGCTGGCCGGCAGTCGCGAGTCCATGCGCTGGCTGCATCGCAGCGCCTGGGCGGCTGCGCCGGACAATCCATGGGGCGCGCGTGTCGAGGCCCTGTCGCTCGCGCTCTGCTCGCCCTCGACGTCGCCGCATGCCTGA